The genomic window ACCATTGCTACTGTCGATTTAGAATTATAACTCAGAAGGAGAATTGATGTGCACATTTAGCAAATCAGCTGGCCAATTttcaatcattttaaaaaatatggatggAGGAAAGTTTAAGTAAACTTATCCAAGTAGTAGTTTTCCCATCTGCGCACTTTGTTTACTGCTATCTTCCACTTGTTTGGGCTCATCTTCTCGATTCCTTTCCCAAGCAGATCACTGAAGAGGATGCATTGGTATGAATAGGTCTTCTCCAAAGTCATCAGGGAGAACTCCTTTCTGTTATTGATAATAAACCATTTCAAAGATGACCAGGCGGCAtccatagggtggaggtggttgTAGGGGAAAGGCACTGAGAGAAGTTCATGGCCTGTGGCCTTGGCGACTTCAGGACAGCACTTGATGCTTGAGAAAAAAGGGAGAGGTGTAAACTGCGGTTCGCTTATCTCCACCTCCTGAGTGGACTCATCAATTTTCACTCTCGACTGTCTTTTTTCTTTGACCACAATGGCACACTTCCCATAGGTTATCGACAGGAAGTCACAGAGTTCCTGAAAGACATCTTCTGGCTTGTCTAGGGGCAAGTCATCCCTTAGAAACACTCTGTATCTCCATGGTACCCACCCTTGACTGTTGCCGGCGTGTACGACTGTCCATACAGGCCAGTTGAGGTCATCTTCATGAGGAACCTTTTCCCCTGTTATTAGACTTTCTGAAAGATCAGTTTCTCCTAAAAAGATGGTGTTGTAGCCTGTAAGTTGCAACGCTCTTAGGGTTTTCAAATATTGCAGGCATTGTTTCCTTGTACTAGCATCGAGAGAAGTCCGGTGGatgatgtgctttaaaagtggGTTTACAATGCGAAACATCTTGTACCTTCAGGTGAAATTGAAGTACACACAAAGTTCTGATGGTGTCCAGGACAATGATGATCTCACAATGGATTTCATTGCATGTGTTATTCAATAGCATCCTAAAAAAACCACAGCCTGAATGATGCATTCACATTTTAGCTGGGTAAGTCATGGAGAAAAACAATTGTCAtgcaattgtaaaaaaaaaataacgaATTGTTTTTATTAACAGTGAACACAATGTTTATTGCATAACTAAAGAGCTGCTTCTTTCATTTTCAAAATTAACCACTGCTGGTTTGACCAGCCACTGCTGTTTCCTTCAATATCTGCCATTGTCTCTTGTCAAAAAAAGATGGCCAAGGGGAAAAGGCACTAAGAAGAATTTGCAGAAAACAtcaatcacccacccacccacccacccaccacaccatTAAATGAGGAATTTTGTGCAAAAATTTTGAAAAGCATCCACATTGGGGCAGTTTCACTCAACACTTCTGGTTTTTCTACAGTAGGGAAAAAAGGGAGGGAAATAAACTGAAAAAACGACCTAAAAATGTCACATGAATCCTTGGAAACAACGGCAATGAAATGAACAGTAGCAAAAGTACCACAAATTGCATAAATCTGTGCTACTCAAAGTTGTGGTCCATGGACCTGTGCCCGTCCACATGAGCCATCAGTTGCTGGTCCATGGCGACTCCACCACAGCCCAGAGTGGGATGCTACGGGGCTGATTATGATACGGGT from Podarcis raffonei isolate rPodRaf1 chromosome 4, rPodRaf1.pri, whole genome shotgun sequence includes these protein-coding regions:
- the C4H21orf140 gene encoding uncharacterized protein C21orf140 homolog — encoded protein: MFRIVNPLLKHIIHRTSLDASTRKQCLQYLKTLRALQLTGYNTIFLGETDLSESLITGEKVPHEDDLNWPVWTVVHAGNSQGWVPWRYRVFLRDDLPLDKPEDVFQELCDFLSITYGKCAIVVKEKRQSRVKIDESTQEVEISEPQFTPLPFFSSIKCCPEVAKATGHELLSVPFPYNHLHPMDAAWSSLKWFIINNRKEFSLMTLEKTYSYQCILFSDLLGKGIEKMSPNKWKIAVNKVRRWENYYLDKFT